Proteins from one Clostridium cellulovorans 743B genomic window:
- a CDS encoding methyl-accepting chemotaxis protein, translating to MGKMNFNNVKLSVKMFVSILIPILSLILVTIFSVKYINKVHHDLVQQVYEEAHQSEYWLFNADRDFYQALVAQMEMEDTKDSESLKNAKEDYIDNKNQTLERVDKAKEILLTNSSRFADMTKKDSNATMTQLFDNFYEDFEAWSKLFDEDKNEFIDKEKYLEKFSSARENINGIEEILDEYNLIVIDESENRVNSITTIIILISLSTILFSTFAGLYLIFNVKKRTDIAIGLMRKTADFDLQYDSSYEKYTKEKDEFAEIINSESIVRKELRTIIEKVVDETSTLKTVINSTNSNMASLGEEIEDISATTEELSAGMEETAASTEEISATTSEIKNALEDISDKALLGAKSVEEISQRASELKNNFTLSYQNSNKVYVNVKEKLEQALAQSKTVEQINALADSILQITSQTNLLALNAAIEAARAGEAGKGFAVVADEIRKLAETSKDTATQIQEITKVVTDSVENLSENSNKLLNFVQNDVTTDYQTMLSATEQYQLDANLVNEIVSDFSATSEELLSSIENMVETMHGIAEATNEGATGTTSIAEKVSSIVNSANDVKENIDATKEGSNLLNEMVSKFQV from the coding sequence ATGGGAAAAATGAATTTTAATAACGTGAAGTTAAGTGTGAAAATGTTTGTATCGATATTAATTCCTATTTTGTCATTAATCTTAGTTACAATCTTTTCTGTAAAGTACATTAATAAAGTGCATCATGATCTTGTACAACAAGTATATGAAGAGGCACATCAAAGCGAATATTGGCTTTTTAATGCTGATAGGGATTTTTATCAAGCTTTAGTTGCTCAAATGGAAATGGAAGATACAAAAGATTCCGAAAGCTTGAAAAATGCAAAAGAAGATTATATAGATAACAAGAACCAAACTCTTGAAAGAGTAGACAAAGCCAAAGAAATATTACTTACAAATAGTTCTCGCTTTGCAGATATGACAAAAAAAGATTCTAATGCAACAATGACTCAATTATTTGATAACTTTTATGAAGATTTTGAGGCTTGGTCAAAACTTTTTGACGAAGACAAAAACGAATTCATAGATAAAGAAAAATACTTAGAAAAGTTTTCTTCTGCTAGAGAAAATATCAATGGAATTGAAGAAATATTAGATGAATATAACCTGATTGTAATAGATGAAAGCGAAAATAGAGTTAATTCTATTACAACAATAATAATATTAATTTCCTTAAGCACAATTCTTTTCTCTACATTTGCAGGACTATATCTAATCTTTAATGTAAAAAAACGTACAGATATTGCAATCGGACTTATGAGAAAAACAGCAGATTTTGATTTGCAGTATGACAGTAGCTATGAAAAGTATACTAAAGAAAAAGATGAATTTGCTGAAATCATTAATAGTGAATCTATTGTAAGGAAAGAATTAAGGACTATAATCGAAAAAGTCGTTGATGAAACATCAACGCTAAAAACTGTTATAAATTCAACAAATAGTAATATGGCTTCTCTTGGTGAAGAAATTGAAGACATTTCAGCAACAACTGAGGAATTATCAGCTGGTATGGAAGAAACAGCAGCATCTACAGAAGAAATTAGCGCTACAACTAGCGAAATAAAAAATGCCCTTGAAGATATTTCTGATAAAGCACTTTTAGGAGCAAAATCTGTTGAAGAAATAAGCCAAAGAGCTTCTGAGTTAAAAAATAACTTTACACTTTCATATCAAAATTCTAATAAGGTATATGTTAATGTAAAAGAAAAACTAGAACAAGCTTTAGCACAATCTAAAACTGTAGAACAGATTAATGCATTAGCAGATTCCATTCTGCAAATAACTTCACAGACAAATCTTCTTGCACTTAATGCAGCTATAGAGGCCGCAAGAGCTGGTGAAGCTGGGAAAGGCTTTGCTGTAGTTGCTGATGAAATTAGAAAACTTGCTGAAACATCAAAAGATACTGCTACACAAATCCAAGAAATCACCAAGGTTGTTACAGATTCAGTTGAAAATCTAAGTGAAAATTCAAATAAACTTCTTAATTTTGTACAAAATGATGTTACAACAGATTATCAAACAATGTTATCAGCTACTGAACAATATCAACTTGATGCAAACCTAGTAAATGAAATAGTAAGTGATTTTAGTGCAACTTCTGAAGAATTATTATCTTCAATTGAAAATATGGTAGAAACAATGCATGGTATAGCCGAGGCCACAAATGAGGGGGCAACAGGTACTACTAGTATCGCCGAAAAAGTTTCTTCTATAGTAAACAGTGCAAATGATGTAAAAGAAAACATTGACGCTACTAAAGAAGGTTCAAATCTTCTTAATGAAATGGTTTCTAAATTCCAAGTTTAA